A single region of the Salvia miltiorrhiza cultivar Shanhuang (shh) chromosome 8, IMPLAD_Smil_shh, whole genome shotgun sequence genome encodes:
- the LOC130996848 gene encoding uncharacterized protein LOC130996848: MASIAQFQALFPANSIKKSTPASFCSFNGGAAFLGSTISSRRGIQKSRERKQLTVVAAVGDVSADGTVYLIAGAAAVALLGTAFPILFSRKDTCPECDGAGFVRQAGATLRANAARKDQAQIVCARCNGLGKLNQIDK; this comes from the exons ATGGCATCGATCGCTCAATTCCAAGCTCTCTTCCCCGCCAACTCGATCAAAAAATCCACTCCAGCATCATTCTGCAGCTTCAATGGCGGAGCCGCATTCCTCGGCTCAACAATTTCCTCGCGCCGTGGAATTCAGAAGAGCAGAGAGAGAAAGCAACTGACGGTGGTCGCCGCCGTGGGAGATGTCTCGGCCGACGGGACGGTCTATCTGATAGCCGGCGCCGCCGCGGTGGCGTTGCTTGGAACGGCTTTCCCCATCCTCTTCTCTCGCAAAGACAC gTGCCCGGAATGCGACGGAGCAGGATTTGTGAGACAAGCAGGGGCGACGTTGAGGGCAAATGCGGCAAGGAAAGATCAGGCTCAAATTGTGTGCGCTCGGTGCAATGGTCTTGGCAAGCTTAATCAGATTGACAAATAG
- the LOC130996849 gene encoding amino acid transporter AVT1D-like isoform X2: MKQLEEEFGMDRAIEIETDDEDDEAERVCHDNEDDNESDITGLSRVPSYDLMDPDPAPSWPQSYRQSMDMYTSVTPSVSFIRGSSFLVQADKRSQAPDIESPLTKPFLSATNSDREIVPTSIPPIKLSSVSVFGASISELPPPLQQCSYAQSLLNATNALCGIGILSTPYALKEGGWFGLLLLFMFGIIACYTGILLKRCLESSSQLQTYPDIGQAAFGLGGRICIAVILYIELYSSCVEFLIMMSDNLSATFPNAQVHIAGIHLDSYQICAIVATLVILPTVWLRNLSLLSYVSIGGVVTLALVVLCLLWVGVVSDIGFNPSGKALNFTHLPITIGIYSFCYGGHSVFPNIYSSMENPSQFPSVLAISFGISHVWRSHESSVHTKPSHQINCFQDCGMGCGGSPSNKVRLVNDTGGTGPGGAAARGSACFQHRAYTNQNDFGSLHLDRCIDSPLLRIHDGTYRLLPYYANVSSLTLCLLHENTEREIN; this comes from the exons ATGAAGCAGCTCGAAGAAGAATTCGGAATGGATCGCGCGATTGAGATTGAAACAGACGACGAAGATGACGAGGCTGAGAGGGTTTGCCATGACAATGAAGACGACAACGAATCCGACATCACCGGCCTATCACGAGTCCCTTCCTATGATCTCATGGATCCTGATCCTGCCCCCTCTTGGCCTCAAAGTTACAG GCAGTCAATGGACATGTACACGAGCGTGACACCATCAGTCAGCTTCATCAGAGGCAGCTCTTTCTTGGTTCAGGCAGACAAGCGATCACAGGCCCCAGATATTGAATCCCCTTTGACGAAGCCCTTTCTTTCTGCGACCAATTCAGACAGAGAAATAGTTCCTACCTCGATTCCTCCTATAAAGCTGTCTTCTGTCTCTGTGTTTGGGGCTTCCATCAGTGAACTGCCTCCGCCCCTGCAGCAATGCTCGTATGCACAATCACTTCTCAATG CCACAAATGCTTTGTGTGGGATTGGGATTCTTTCAAccccttatgcactcaaggaggGAGGATGGTTTGGTCTCTTGCTTCTCTTTATGTTTGGAATCATTGCCTGTTATACTGGGATCTTGTTGAAGAGATGTTTAGAAAGCTCATCTCAGCTGCAAACTTACCCGGATATAGGACAGGCTGCTTTCGGATTAGGTGGTAGAATATGCATTGCT GTAATCCTCTATATAGAGCTCTAT TCTTCATGTGTGGAATTCTTGATCATGATGAGTGATAACTTGTCTGCTACCTTCCCAAATGCTCAAGTGCATATTGCTGGAATCCATCTCGACTCGTATCAAATATGTGCCATTGTTGCAACCCTTGTGATTCTCCCAACAGTCTGGCTCAGAAACCTCAGCTTGCTCTCATATGTTTCAA TTGGTGGAGTAGTGACTCTTGCCCTTGTGGTCCTCTGCTTGTTGTGGGTTGGTGTGGTTTCGGATATAGGATTCAATCCTAGCGGAAAGGCCTTGAACTTCACACACTTGCCTATCACCATTGGTATATACAGCTTCTGCTATGGTGGCCATTCCGTCTTCCCAAACATCTATTCCTCCATGGAGAACCCCTCTCAATTCCCTTCTGTTCTCGCGATTAG TTTTGGGATATCTCATGTTTGGCGAAGCCACGAATCCTCAGTTCACACTAAACCTTCCCACCAGATTAATTGCTTCCAAGATTGCGGGATGGGCTGTG gTGGTAGCCCCTCTAACAAAGTTCGGCTTGTCAATGACACCGGTGGCACTGGCCCTGGAGGAGCTGCTGCCCGCGGATCAGCTTGCTTCCAACACCGCGCCTATACTAATCAGAACGACTTTGGTAGTCTCCACCTTGATCGTTGCATTGACAGTCCCTTACTTCG GATCCATGATGGCACTTATAGGCTCCTTCCTTATTATGCTAATG TCTCTAGTCTTACCTTGTGCTTGCTACATGAGAATACAGAGCGGGAGATTAACTAA
- the LOC130996849 gene encoding amino acid transporter AVT1D-like isoform X1, with amino-acid sequence MKQLEEEFGMDRAIEIETDDEDDEAERVCHDNEDDNESDITGLSRVPSYDLMDPDPAPSWPQSYRQSMDMYTSVTPSVSFIRGSSFLVQADKRSQAPDIESPLTKPFLSATNSDREIVPTSIPPIKLSSVSVFGASISELPPPLQQCSYAQSLLNATNALCGIGILSTPYALKEGGWFGLLLLFMFGIIACYTGILLKRCLESSSQLQTYPDIGQAAFGLGGRICIAVILYIELYSSCVEFLIMMSDNLSATFPNAQVHIAGIHLDSYQICAIVATLVILPTVWLRNLSLLSYVSIGGVVTLALVVLCLLWVGVVSDIGFNPSGKALNFTHLPITIGIYSFCYGGHSVFPNIYSSMENPSQFPSVLAISFAISGSLYAGVAVLGYLMFGEATNPQFTLNLPTRLIASKIAGWAVVVAPLTKFGLSMTPVALALEELLPADQLASNTAPILIRTTLVVSTLIVALTVPYFGSMMALIGSFLIMLMSLVLPCACYMRIQSGRLTKFQITICSTVMGVGVLCAVIGTYSAVATMGT; translated from the exons ATGAAGCAGCTCGAAGAAGAATTCGGAATGGATCGCGCGATTGAGATTGAAACAGACGACGAAGATGACGAGGCTGAGAGGGTTTGCCATGACAATGAAGACGACAACGAATCCGACATCACCGGCCTATCACGAGTCCCTTCCTATGATCTCATGGATCCTGATCCTGCCCCCTCTTGGCCTCAAAGTTACAG GCAGTCAATGGACATGTACACGAGCGTGACACCATCAGTCAGCTTCATCAGAGGCAGCTCTTTCTTGGTTCAGGCAGACAAGCGATCACAGGCCCCAGATATTGAATCCCCTTTGACGAAGCCCTTTCTTTCTGCGACCAATTCAGACAGAGAAATAGTTCCTACCTCGATTCCTCCTATAAAGCTGTCTTCTGTCTCTGTGTTTGGGGCTTCCATCAGTGAACTGCCTCCGCCCCTGCAGCAATGCTCGTATGCACAATCACTTCTCAATG CCACAAATGCTTTGTGTGGGATTGGGATTCTTTCAAccccttatgcactcaaggaggGAGGATGGTTTGGTCTCTTGCTTCTCTTTATGTTTGGAATCATTGCCTGTTATACTGGGATCTTGTTGAAGAGATGTTTAGAAAGCTCATCTCAGCTGCAAACTTACCCGGATATAGGACAGGCTGCTTTCGGATTAGGTGGTAGAATATGCATTGCT GTAATCCTCTATATAGAGCTCTAT TCTTCATGTGTGGAATTCTTGATCATGATGAGTGATAACTTGTCTGCTACCTTCCCAAATGCTCAAGTGCATATTGCTGGAATCCATCTCGACTCGTATCAAATATGTGCCATTGTTGCAACCCTTGTGATTCTCCCAACAGTCTGGCTCAGAAACCTCAGCTTGCTCTCATATGTTTCAA TTGGTGGAGTAGTGACTCTTGCCCTTGTGGTCCTCTGCTTGTTGTGGGTTGGTGTGGTTTCGGATATAGGATTCAATCCTAGCGGAAAGGCCTTGAACTTCACACACTTGCCTATCACCATTGGTATATACAGCTTCTGCTATGGTGGCCATTCCGTCTTCCCAAACATCTATTCCTCCATGGAGAACCCCTCTCAATTCCCTTCTGTTCTCGCGATTAG CTTTGCGATCTCTGGTTCGCTCTACGCTGGCGTCGCAGTTTTGGGATATCTCATGTTTGGCGAAGCCACGAATCCTCAGTTCACACTAAACCTTCCCACCAGATTAATTGCTTCCAAGATTGCGGGATGGGCTGTG gTGGTAGCCCCTCTAACAAAGTTCGGCTTGTCAATGACACCGGTGGCACTGGCCCTGGAGGAGCTGCTGCCCGCGGATCAGCTTGCTTCCAACACCGCGCCTATACTAATCAGAACGACTTTGGTAGTCTCCACCTTGATCGTTGCATTGACAGTCCCTTACTTCG GATCCATGATGGCACTTATAGGCTCCTTCCTTATTATGCTAATG TCTCTAGTCTTACCTTGTGCTTGCTACATGAGAATACAGAGCGGGAGATTAACTAAATTTCAG ATTACAATATGCTCCACGGTAATGGGCGTGGGAGTTTTATGTGCAGTAATCGGTACGTATTCAGCAGTGGCAACTATGGGTACATAA
- the LOC130996849 gene encoding amino acid transporter AVT1E-like isoform X3 has product MDMYTSVTPSVSFIRGSSFLVQADKRSQAPDIESPLTKPFLSATNSDREIVPTSIPPIKLSSVSVFGASISELPPPLQQCSYAQSLLNATNALCGIGILSTPYALKEGGWFGLLLLFMFGIIACYTGILLKRCLESSSQLQTYPDIGQAAFGLGGRICIAVILYIELYSSCVEFLIMMSDNLSATFPNAQVHIAGIHLDSYQICAIVATLVILPTVWLRNLSLLSYVSIGGVVTLALVVLCLLWVGVVSDIGFNPSGKALNFTHLPITIGIYSFCYGGHSVFPNIYSSMENPSQFPSVLAISFAISGSLYAGVAVLGYLMFGEATNPQFTLNLPTRLIASKIAGWAVVVAPLTKFGLSMTPVALALEELLPADQLASNTAPILIRTTLVVSTLIVALTVPYFGSMMALIGSFLIMLMSLVLPCACYMRIQSGRLTKFQITICSTVMGVGVLCAVIGTYSAVATMGT; this is encoded by the exons ATGGACATGTACACGAGCGTGACACCATCAGTCAGCTTCATCAGAGGCAGCTCTTTCTTGGTTCAGGCAGACAAGCGATCACAGGCCCCAGATATTGAATCCCCTTTGACGAAGCCCTTTCTTTCTGCGACCAATTCAGACAGAGAAATAGTTCCTACCTCGATTCCTCCTATAAAGCTGTCTTCTGTCTCTGTGTTTGGGGCTTCCATCAGTGAACTGCCTCCGCCCCTGCAGCAATGCTCGTATGCACAATCACTTCTCAATG CCACAAATGCTTTGTGTGGGATTGGGATTCTTTCAAccccttatgcactcaaggaggGAGGATGGTTTGGTCTCTTGCTTCTCTTTATGTTTGGAATCATTGCCTGTTATACTGGGATCTTGTTGAAGAGATGTTTAGAAAGCTCATCTCAGCTGCAAACTTACCCGGATATAGGACAGGCTGCTTTCGGATTAGGTGGTAGAATATGCATTGCT GTAATCCTCTATATAGAGCTCTAT TCTTCATGTGTGGAATTCTTGATCATGATGAGTGATAACTTGTCTGCTACCTTCCCAAATGCTCAAGTGCATATTGCTGGAATCCATCTCGACTCGTATCAAATATGTGCCATTGTTGCAACCCTTGTGATTCTCCCAACAGTCTGGCTCAGAAACCTCAGCTTGCTCTCATATGTTTCAA TTGGTGGAGTAGTGACTCTTGCCCTTGTGGTCCTCTGCTTGTTGTGGGTTGGTGTGGTTTCGGATATAGGATTCAATCCTAGCGGAAAGGCCTTGAACTTCACACACTTGCCTATCACCATTGGTATATACAGCTTCTGCTATGGTGGCCATTCCGTCTTCCCAAACATCTATTCCTCCATGGAGAACCCCTCTCAATTCCCTTCTGTTCTCGCGATTAG CTTTGCGATCTCTGGTTCGCTCTACGCTGGCGTCGCAGTTTTGGGATATCTCATGTTTGGCGAAGCCACGAATCCTCAGTTCACACTAAACCTTCCCACCAGATTAATTGCTTCCAAGATTGCGGGATGGGCTGTG gTGGTAGCCCCTCTAACAAAGTTCGGCTTGTCAATGACACCGGTGGCACTGGCCCTGGAGGAGCTGCTGCCCGCGGATCAGCTTGCTTCCAACACCGCGCCTATACTAATCAGAACGACTTTGGTAGTCTCCACCTTGATCGTTGCATTGACAGTCCCTTACTTCG GATCCATGATGGCACTTATAGGCTCCTTCCTTATTATGCTAATG TCTCTAGTCTTACCTTGTGCTTGCTACATGAGAATACAGAGCGGGAGATTAACTAAATTTCAG ATTACAATATGCTCCACGGTAATGGGCGTGGGAGTTTTATGTGCAGTAATCGGTACGTATTCAGCAGTGGCAACTATGGGTACATAA